In Haliscomenobacter hydrossis DSM 1100, the DNA window CCTGGACACCTACGCCAGACAATACGGCAATGTGTACGAAAAAGGGGCTTTGATCGCCTTGTGCCTCGACATCAAATTGCTACAACTTTCGGCGGGCAAATACGGCATCCTGAACCTCATTTCCGATTTGTCGAAAAAATATGGCAAAGACCAACCTTTCAAAGACGAAGCCCTGTTTGCTGAAATTGGCAAGCTGACCTACCCGGAGATTCGGATTTTTCTGGAAAAATACGTAGCGGGGAGCCAGGCCTTGCCCCTGGAGGAAATCTTTGCCATCGTTGGGGTTAACTTTTCACCCCTGGTACAAGACAGCACCTTTACCCTGGGCCGAATCAGCTTTGAATTGGACACCGACCAGCGGCAAAGGATCTCCAATTTATCCAATATGAACGCCTTTGGCAAGGCGATGGGCTACCAGGTCAACGATGTCATCCTGAGCCTGAATGGTACGGTAATAACCGCAAGCAACCTTGACGCAGCGATTCTGGACTTGTACAAAACCGCTAAAGTTGGTGAACCCATGCAAATGGTGGTGTTGCGCAAAAACGCTGCGGGCGAGGAGGAAGAGGTCACCTTGTCGGCGCCGATGGCCAAAGTGCCGCGAAAACGGGTGAATGTGCTGGAGTTTGATGCGAACGCGAGTGCAGAGCAGGTGGCTTTGCGGGATAGTTGGCTTTTGGAAAAAAAATAAGGGCGTGACAAAATCAGGATATTCCTCTCCTGATGATACTGCCTACTTTCTTGTACATTCAAGTCCCATCGTCTACCAAAAAATCCCCTTCATCCATTTTTTCTTCCACCGTACCCCAAAAAACATTTCCTTGCACCTATTCGTTAAAATAGGCGAATGCGTGGATTTGAAGCAGATAAAATGGTACATTTCCACGCAAAACATCCAAGACATGTCATCAAAAGTCATTCAGCAACGCTTGTACGATAGCCTTTCTCTGCCTTTCAAGTTTGTGGTACTCATTTGGTTGATCCACTTTGCGCAGAGCATTTTGCACCTCAGTTTGGGCAGTTGGGGCATTTACCCTCGGGAGAGCTTTGGCCTGCCGGGCATCATCACCGCCCCCTTGATCCACGCCGATTTTCCCCACTTGTTGTCCAATACGCCACCCTTGTTTGTATTGAGTGCGATGGTGTTGTTTTTTTATCGGAGTGTCGCCATGTCCAGCATCACCTTGATTTATTTGTTGACGGGTGCTGCGGTATGGACCTTTGGAAGGCCGGTATTCCACATTGGGGCCAGTGGGGTCATCTACGGTTTGGCCGCATTTGTGTTTTTTAATGGCATCTTTCGGCGCAACCTCAAGTCGATTGCCCTGGCCTTGATCGTTGGATTTTATTACGGCTCGATGGTGTACGGCATTTTCCCTG includes these proteins:
- a CDS encoding rhomboid family intramembrane serine protease, with the translated sequence MSSKVIQQRLYDSLSLPFKFVVLIWLIHFAQSILHLSLGSWGIYPRESFGLPGIITAPLIHADFPHLLSNTPPLFVLSAMVLFFYRSVAMSSITLIYLLTGAAVWTFGRPVFHIGASGVIYGLAAFVFFNGIFRRNLKSIALALIVGFYYGSMVYGIFPGQEGVSWESHLLGAVVGVFASFVYKNAIEKDEHRQIPSWENDPDYNQEKFFLDRDAFLKTKAERERETRDNGWFR